A stretch of the Pogoniulus pusillus isolate bPogPus1 chromosome 14, bPogPus1.pri, whole genome shotgun sequence genome encodes the following:
- the LOC135181404 gene encoding carbonic anhydrase 3-like isoform X1 has product MTLLIAQLHMVHWNPKHGNFAGALKQPDGVAVVGIFLKVGKTPKPEMKRILEEIDNIKTKGKEAPFQHFDPSILFPKSRDYWTYQGSFTTPPCEECITWILLREPIEVSSDQMAKLRSLSKNGENEPVNPLVDNWRPPQPVKGRIVRASFK; this is encoded by the exons ATGACACTTTTGATCGCTCAG TTACACATGGTGCACTGGAATCCAAAACATGGCAATTTTGCTGGAGCTTTGAAACAACCTGATGGTGTGGCTGTTGTGGGCATTTTTCTGAAA GTTGGAAAAACTCCCAAACCAGAGATGAAGAGAATTCTTGAAGAAATTGATAACATTAAGACCAAG GGCAAAGAGGCTCCTTTCCAGCACTTTGATCCTTCAATTCTTTTCCCCAAATCTCGAGACTACTGGACCTATCAGGGTTCATTCACTACACCTCCCTGTGAGGAATGCATCACTTGGATTCTCCTGAGGGAGCCAATTGAAGTCAGCTCGGACCAG ATGGCGAAGCTCCGCAGCCTTTCCAAGAATGGTGAGAATGAACCTGTGAACCCACTAGTTGATAACTGGCGCCCACCTCAGCCTGTGAAGGGCAGGATAGTGAGAGCTTCATTCAAGTGA
- the LOC135181404 gene encoding carbonic anhydrase 3-like isoform X2, which translates to MAQSVWGYDSDNGPEHWHENYPMAKGDKQSPIEINSKDVQHDSSLASWHASYDPGAAKTILNNGRTCRVVFDDTFDRSVLRGGPLTGAYRLRQLHLHWGSSDDHGSEHVIDGVKYAAELHMVHWNPKHGNFAGALKQPDGVAVVGIFLKVGKTPKPEMKRILEEIDNIKTKGKEAPFQHFDPSILFPKSRDYWTYQGSFTTPPCEECITWILLREPIEVSSDQMAKLRSLSKNGENEPVNPLVDNWRPPQPVKGRIVRASFK; encoded by the exons ATGGCCCAGTCCGTGTGGGGTTATGACAGTGACAATG GACCTGAGCACTGGCATGAGAACTACCCCATGGCCAAGGGAGACAAGCAGTCACCCATTGAGATCAACAGCAAAGATGTGCAGCACGACTCTTCGCTTGCCTCTTGGCATGCCAGTTACGATCCTGGAGCAGCAAAAACCATCCTGAACAACGGGCGCACCTGCCGAGTCGTCTTTGATGACACTTTTGATCGCTCAG TGCTGAGAGGTGGGCCACTCACTGGAGCCTACCGGCTGCGCCAGCTTCACTTGCATTGGGGCTCCTCTGACGACCATGGCTCTGAGCATGTGATAGATGGGGTGAAATATGCAGCAGAG TTACACATGGTGCACTGGAATCCAAAACATGGCAATTTTGCTGGAGCTTTGAAACAACCTGATGGTGTGGCTGTTGTGGGCATTTTTCTGAAA GTTGGAAAAACTCCCAAACCAGAGATGAAGAGAATTCTTGAAGAAATTGATAACATTAAGACCAAG GGCAAAGAGGCTCCTTTCCAGCACTTTGATCCTTCAATTCTTTTCCCCAAATCTCGAGACTACTGGACCTATCAGGGTTCATTCACTACACCTCCCTGTGAGGAATGCATCACTTGGATTCTCCTGAGGGAGCCAATTGAAGTCAGCTCGGACCAG ATGGCGAAGCTCCGCAGCCTTTCCAAGAATGGTGAGAATGAACCTGTGAACCCACTAGTTGATAACTGGCGCCCACCTCAGCCTGTGAAGGGCAGGATAGTGAGAGCTTCATTCAAGTGA